In Erpetoichthys calabaricus chromosome 2, fErpCal1.3, whole genome shotgun sequence, a genomic segment contains:
- the LOC114669571 gene encoding extracellular calcium-sensing receptor-like, which produces MSLFLILYFILHLIPAVILNSDTSCKILGNFNLPDIVKKGDIMIGGLFPVHDKVLEPDLSFSSKRDSSQCAGFNFRTFRWLQTMIFTIDEINRDNQLLPDIRLGYKIYDSCNTHFHALKAAVTLINGRNDTVSDLNCSPSIPVIIGDGGSTLSIAVARLLGVFKVPQISYFSSCACLSNKEEYPAFLRTIPSDFFQVSALAQLVKHFEWNWVGSIAGDDDYGRIGIQIFNEKLKQFGVCSAFTEIIPKNHALNKIVQIVQTIKSSNAKVILVFSLEQDAQALFQEVLQQNVTGVQWLASEAWITAALLSTPEYLKILGGSIGFAIRRADIPGLREFLLKIHPSAANENPFIIPFWEQMFDCTFQDINNKTTEKKTPCTGFENLTSIHNIYSDVTQLRVSYNVHKSVYAIAQALHNMLSCENGKGPFVNNTCANMSSIKPWQLMYYLKNIHFTNKYGEIISFDNNGDPVPAYDLINWQEETDGSVRYVTVGRFDGTVNLNPRLEIYEEIIIWNGQQRQVPKSVCSENCLPGTRKGIRPGFPICCFDCILCADGEISNETDSVTCIKCSPYYWSNKKRDQCIPKDIEYLSFTDTMGISLLAISLLGSCFTIAIISVFAYYRNTPIVRANNSELSFLILFSLVLCFLCSVAFIGQPTVWSCMLRHTIFGIAFVLCISCILGKTIVVLIAFKATLPGKNIMKWFGAAQQRAIIFLCTMIQVVICTVWLVVSPPSPVKTMNYQSSKIILECHVGSLTAFILVLGYIGFLSSLCFVLAFLARKLPDNFNEAKFITFSMLIFFVVWTAFIPAYVSTPGKYTVATEIFAILSSSFGLLVCLFFPKCYIILIKPENNSKKHLLGKRASEKRF; this is translated from the exons ATgagtttgtttcttattttatattttatacttcaTTTGATTCCTGCAGTTATATTAAACTCTGATACATCCTGCAAAATTTTGGGTAACTTTAATTTACCTGATATTGTTAAAAAAGGTGACATTATGATTGGTGGATTATTCCCAGTCCATGACAAGGTTTTAGAGCCAGACCTGTCATTCTCTTCCAAACGCGATTCAAGTCAGTGTGCCGG CTTTAATTTCCGGACTTTTCGTTGGCTACAAACCATGATTTTCACAATTGATGAAATAAACAGAGACAATCAGCTCCTTCCAGATATTCGGTTAGGTTATAAAATTTATGATTCATGTAATACCCACTTTCATGCTTTAAAAGCTGCAGTTACACTCATAAATGGAAGGAATGATACAGTCTCTGACCTCAACTGCTCACCCAGTATACCTGTAATTATTGGTGATGGTGGATCCACTTTGTCTATTGCAGTAGCCAGACTTCTAGGAGTTTTCAAAGTCCCACag ATCAGTTATTTCTCTAGTTGTGCATGTCTGAGTAATAAAGAAGAGTACCCTGCCTTTCTAAGGACTATACCCAGTGATTTCTTTCAAGTCAGCGCCTTGGCTCAGCTcgtgaagcactttgagtggaACTGGGTTGGTTCAATAGCAGGTGATGATGACTATGGTCGAATTGGCATTCAGATATTTAATGAAAAACTGAAGCAGTTTGGAGTGTGTTCTGCTTTTACTGAAATAATTCCAAAGAATCATGCACTTAATAAAATTGTTCAAATTGTGCAGACGATTAAGTCATCTAATGCAAAAGTCATCCTTGTGTTTTCTCTGGAACAAGATGCTCAGGCATTGTTTCAGGAGGTCTTGCAGCAGAATGTGACTGGAGTTCAGTGGCTAGCTAGTGAAGCTTGGATTACAGCTGCCTTGTTGTCTACTCCTGAATACCTCAAAATTCTTGGTGGTTCTATAGGATTTGCAATTCGAAGGGCTGATATTCCAGGATTAAGAGAATTTTTGCTAAAGATTCACCCATCTGCTGCAAATGAGAATCCATTCATTATTCCCTTCTGGGAACAAATGTTTGATTGCACTTTCcaagatattaataataaaacgaCAGAAAAAAAGACTCCATGCACTGGATTTGAAAATTTGACTTCAATACATAATATTTACTCTGATGTGACACAGCTGAGAGTATCATATAATGTGCATAAGTCTGTGTATGCAATTGCTCAGGCGCTTCACAATATGCTGTCTTGTGAAAATGGCAAAGGACCATTTGTGAATAATACCTGTGCAAATATGTCAAGTATCAAGCCGTGGCAG CtgatgtattatttaaaaaatatacacttCACTAATAAATATGGAGAAATAATCAGTTTTGACAATAATGGTGATCCAGTCCCAGCCTATGACCTCATAAACTGGCAGGAAGAAACTGATGGCTCAGTACGTTATGTCACGGTAGGAAGGTTTGATGGAACTGTTAATCTAAACCCCAGACTGGAAATCTATGAAGAGATTATTATATGGAATGGACAACAAAGACAA GTTCCAAAATCTGTATGTAGTGAAAATTGCCTGCCAGGAACAAGGAAAGGTATCAGACCAGGGTTTCCTATTTGTTGCTTTGACTGTATACTTTGTGCAGATGGGGAGATTAGCAATGAGACAG ATTCAGTAACCTGCATAAAATGTTCTCCATATTATTGGTCTAATAAGAAAAGGGACCAGTGCATCCCAAAAGACATAGAATACCTCTCTTTTACAGACACTATGGGCATCTCCTTATTAGCAATTTCACTGTTAGGATCCTGTTTTACTATTGCTATAATCTCTGTGTTTGCATATTATAGAAACACCCCGATTGTTAGGGCGAATAATTCTGAGTTGAGCTTTCTGATTTTATTCTCACTAGTATTGTGTTTTCTCTGCTCTGTAGCATTCATTGGACAGCCAACAGTGTGGTCTTGCATGCTACGTCATACgatatttggaattgcatttgtGCTTTGCATTTCATGCATTCTTGGGAAAACTATAGTTGTGTTGATTGCATTTAAAGCTACTCTTCCTGGTAAAAACATAATGAAATGGTTTGGAGCAGCACAACAGAGAGCTATTATCTTTCTCTGCACTATGATTCAAGTAGTGATTTGTACCGTGTGGTTAGTCGTCTCTCCACCTTCTCCTGTCAAAACAATGAACTATCAAAGTTCCAAAATTATATTGGAATGCCATGTGGGATCTCTGACCGCATTTATTTTAGTCCTTGGCTATATTGGTTTTCTTTCCAGCTTGTGCTTTGTTCTTGCATTTTTAGCAAGGAAATTACCAGATAATTTTAACGAGGCAAAATTTATTACATTcagcatgttaattttttttgtggtaTGGACAGCATTCATACCTGCTTATGTTAGCACACCAGGGAAGTACACAGTCGCAActgaaatatttgctattttgtcATCCAGCTTTGGTcttttggtttgtttattttttcctaagtgctatattattttaattaaaccagaaaataattccaaaaaacatttGTTGGGCAAAAGAGCATCtgagaaaagattttaa